The Euphorbia lathyris chromosome 2, ddEupLath1.1, whole genome shotgun sequence genome includes a window with the following:
- the LOC136220705 gene encoding protein CHLORORESPIRATORY REDUCTION 41, chloroplastic — protein MASTFLKSLSLCQPSPIQISTSNIQKRQFPPKRHLYFTKCTSNSISTPEPEPEPIIGDVESPNSSTLNSADTFPIEKRRKSGIIRERKLKQEMTIGEPPNFEIGWKRSKKIEFEKPKGYVIMDFLGKLEELMGKEYGSTALLAKVGEIVAERAREEAEILQEEGKVEERMVTELLRVLKLMEMDLAMVKASVKEDTLAERLELAKARCRQAILVANSF, from the coding sequence ATGGCTTCCACTTTCCTCAAATCTCTTTCTCTGTGTCAACCAAGTCCCATTCAAATCTCTACTTCAAACATCCAAAAACGCCAATTCCCCCCAAAACGACATCTCTATTTCACCAAATGCACTAGCAATTCAATTTCAACCCCAGAACCAGAACCAGAACCCATAATTGGCGATGTTGAGTCTCCAAACTCCAGCACCTTGAACAGCGCAGACACATTCCCAATCGAAAAGAGGAGGAAATCAGGCATTATACGAGAGAGAAAGCTAAAGCAAGAAATGACAATAGGCGAGCCACCAAATTTTGAAATTGGGTGGAAAAGGAGTAAGAAGATTGAGTTTGAGAAGCCTAAAGGGTATGTGATAATGGACTTTTTGGGGAAACTTGAAGAATTAATGGGAAAAGAGTATGGTTCAACGGCTCTTTTGGCAAAGGTAGGAGAAATAGTTGCAGAGAGAGCAAGAGAAGAGGCAGAGATATTGCAAGAAGAAGGGAAAGTAGAAGAGAGAATGGTGACTGAGTTACTTAGGGTTTTGAAATTGATGGAAATGGATTTAGCTATGGTTAAAGCTTCTGTTAAGGAAGATACTTTGGCTGAAAGACTTGAACTAGCTAAAGCTAGATGCAGGCAAGCTATACTTGTTGCTAATTCTTTTTGA